One Lentibacillus cibarius DNA window includes the following coding sequences:
- a CDS encoding tetratricopeptide repeat protein, which yields MDTTIMEAVNLMETKQTEKAISLLEDYLPKADDEEKFTIAELYVQWGFLTDAADVLDELMHRFPKESEIKIMLADVYIDLDNDEEAINLLDEIDEDDPAYVQTLLQLADLYHAQGLFEVAEQKLLSAKHHEPNEPIIDFALGELLFSNGEFRQAITYYEKVLPITKEINNVSVNDRLAEAYAASGDYEVALDIYQDIDSEDPDTLFKYGFTALHAGRRDIAIKAWKHVIEQDMYYHTAYYQLAKAYESEEMPQEAYDTALKGIQVDEFNKELYFFAGSMAHQLNNDNESEKWVREAITLDPDYKEAVLFLVELLKQQDKTEDIIELLTEISNTGAKDPLYEWELARAYNETESYNNALKHYQEAYNSLNQDSDFLKEYGYFLTEEGRIDNAIQLFEEYLRIQPLDADIEEYVSRLKQTRET from the coding sequence ATGGATACAACCATAATGGAAGCAGTTAATTTAATGGAAACAAAACAAACCGAAAAAGCTATTTCACTTCTTGAAGATTATTTACCAAAAGCTGATGATGAAGAGAAATTCACCATTGCTGAACTGTACGTGCAGTGGGGATTTTTAACCGATGCGGCTGATGTTCTAGATGAATTGATGCATCGTTTTCCTAAAGAAAGTGAAATAAAAATTATGCTAGCAGATGTATATATTGATCTGGATAATGATGAAGAAGCCATCAATCTGCTGGATGAGATAGATGAAGATGATCCGGCATATGTACAAACATTATTACAATTAGCCGATTTGTATCACGCACAAGGCCTATTTGAAGTTGCCGAGCAAAAACTACTGAGTGCCAAACATCATGAACCAAATGAACCAATTATTGACTTTGCTCTTGGGGAACTCCTGTTTTCAAATGGAGAGTTTCGCCAAGCCATCACGTATTATGAAAAGGTACTGCCCATTACAAAAGAAATCAACAATGTATCTGTCAATGACCGGCTAGCTGAAGCGTACGCCGCATCCGGTGACTATGAAGTTGCGCTTGATATTTACCAGGATATTGACAGCGAGGATCCAGATACGCTCTTCAAGTACGGGTTCACTGCATTACATGCGGGACGTCGAGATATCGCCATCAAAGCATGGAAACATGTGATCGAGCAGGACATGTATTATCACACGGCTTATTATCAATTGGCAAAAGCTTATGAATCAGAAGAAATGCCTCAGGAAGCATATGACACTGCCTTAAAAGGTATCCAAGTGGATGAATTTAATAAAGAACTATATTTTTTCGCGGGTTCGATGGCTCACCAGTTGAACAACGATAATGAAAGCGAAAAGTGGGTGCGTGAAGCCATTACACTTGATCCTGATTATAAAGAGGCGGTGCTATTTTTAGTTGAACTGCTGAAGCAGCAAGATAAAACAGAAGACATTATCGAACTGTTAACAGAAATCAGCAACACAGGAGCCAAAGATCCACTGTATGAGTGGGAACTTGCACGTGCCTATAATGAAACGGAATCTTATAACAATGCATTAAAACACTACCAAGAAGCATATAATAGCTTAAACCAAGATAGTGATTTTCTAAAAGAATACGGCTACTTCTTAACCGAAGAAGGGAGGATTGACAACGCCATTCAATTGTTTGAGGAGTACTTGCGCATACAGCCACTTGATGCGGATATTGAAGAATATGTGTCCCGATTGAAACAGACACGAGAAACATAG
- a CDS encoding ReoY family proteolytic degradation factor — MQTPVSVQDKKSFIQWFLNHYQLKKRESVWILNYIINHKNLLKNIHFVREAKYCPRGLIMSSHCSEEVPFRFYKKQLVTTDAEKSFHDIRMNQNEPLYIQLNFNKSHQNSYYAAVLVENPFIPDDYFITKHDRDAAKKILDLTVHEYQRTALKRKIDRALDEGDRQTFFELVEQLNGIDREKLNQPNS; from the coding sequence ATGCAGACTCCTGTTTCCGTGCAAGACAAAAAAAGTTTCATTCAATGGTTCTTGAACCATTATCAGTTAAAAAAACGGGAAAGTGTATGGATCCTGAACTATATAATTAACCACAAAAATCTGCTTAAAAACATACATTTCGTTCGTGAGGCGAAATACTGCCCAAGAGGCTTAATTATGTCCAGCCATTGCTCGGAAGAAGTTCCGTTCCGCTTTTATAAAAAACAACTCGTTACAACGGACGCTGAAAAATCCTTTCATGATATTCGCATGAACCAGAACGAGCCATTATATATTCAATTGAATTTCAATAAATCACACCAGAACAGTTACTATGCAGCGGTTCTTGTTGAAAATCCGTTTATACCGGACGATTATTTTATTACCAAGCACGACAGGGACGCGGCAAAAAAGATATTGGATCTGACTGTACATGAATATCAGCGCACAGCACTAAAGAGAAAAATAGATCGTGCGCTTGATGAAGGGGATCGACAAACTTTTTTTGAGCTTGTTGAACAGCTAAACGGAATTGACCGTGAGAAATTAAATCAACCTAATTCTTAA
- the aroC gene encoding chorismate synthase produces the protein MRYLTAGESHGKQLTTIIEGLPANMPLLQEDINQSLIRRQQGHGRGKRMQIEKDMADITSGVRHGYTLGSPISLVIHNDDFKHWIDIMGEDPIETNKKLRRTVSRPRPGHADLNGALKYGHRDMRNVLERSSARETAARVAAGAVAKTLLNHLGITVSGYVKEIAGITAKENSSLSIADRQRISEESPVRTLDKDVEQQMMDAIDQAKKDGDSIGGVIEVYVEGMPAGIGSYVHYDRKLDGRIAGSVMSINAFKGVEFGLGFEAARKNGSQVHDEIAWDEEDGYYRKTNRLGGFEGGMTTGMPLVIKGVMKPIPTLYKPLQSVDIETKEPFNASIERSDSCAVPAASVVMEHVVAFELAKAITEQFPHDQFPKLQQAIDDYREEIRCF, from the coding sequence ATGCGTTACTTGACAGCCGGTGAATCCCACGGTAAACAGCTGACTACGATTATTGAAGGGCTTCCCGCTAACATGCCACTTCTTCAGGAAGATATCAATCAGTCATTAATCAGGAGACAGCAAGGGCATGGACGCGGCAAACGAATGCAAATAGAAAAAGATATGGCCGATATCACAAGCGGGGTGCGCCATGGTTACACGCTCGGGTCACCGATATCGCTTGTTATACATAACGATGATTTCAAACATTGGATTGATATCATGGGGGAAGATCCCATTGAAACGAATAAAAAACTACGGCGAACAGTGTCACGGCCGAGACCCGGACACGCTGATTTGAATGGTGCACTAAAATATGGTCACCGTGATATGCGCAACGTCCTTGAACGTTCATCGGCAAGGGAGACAGCGGCACGGGTGGCGGCAGGAGCAGTTGCCAAAACACTTCTTAATCATTTAGGCATTACTGTCTCGGGGTATGTTAAAGAAATAGCAGGAATCACGGCAAAAGAAAATAGTTCCTTATCCATTGCTGATAGACAGCGTATTTCCGAGGAATCTCCAGTCCGGACACTCGATAAAGATGTAGAGCAACAAATGATGGATGCCATCGATCAAGCTAAAAAGGATGGAGATTCCATTGGTGGCGTTATCGAAGTGTATGTAGAAGGTATGCCCGCTGGTATCGGATCATACGTTCATTATGATCGAAAATTGGATGGCAGAATAGCCGGCAGCGTCATGAGCATTAATGCATTTAAAGGTGTTGAATTTGGTTTGGGGTTTGAAGCGGCCCGAAAAAACGGCAGCCAAGTTCATGACGAAATTGCCTGGGACGAGGAAGATGGCTATTATCGAAAAACTAATCGTCTCGGAGGTTTCGAGGGTGGTATGACAACAGGTATGCCATTGGTCATCAAAGGTGTTATGAAACCAATTCCAACTCTCTACAAACCGCTGCAAAGTGTGGATATCGAGACAAAAGAACCATTCAACGCAAGTATTGAACGATCTGATTCCTGCGCTGTCCCTGCAGCTTCAGTAGTCATGGAGCACGTGGTGGCTTTTGAGCTGGCAAAGGCAATTACAGAACAATTTCCACATGACCAGTTTCCGAAGTTACAACAAGCTATCGATGATTACCGTGAAGAAATCAGGTGCTTTTAA
- the aroB gene encoding 3-dehydroquinate synthase: protein MDTLHVNADTKTYPVYIGEDLRHDVNRFLSKTYTAILIITDDCVGSHYLQDVKQALAHDRVFTHTIPAGEKAKSIDIFYQLQTKAITCGLDRRSLILALGGGVVGDAAGFVAATFMRGIDFVQMPTTILAHDSSVGGKVAINHEQGKNLIGSFYPPDAVIYDINTLHTLSNKEVRSGYAEIIKEALLGDADFFHELINQRLASLTNRQLTDHIRKGINIKASIVEQDERESNIRKFLNLGHTLGHALESLLGYGKWTHGELVAVGLLFAIRVSEKNFATNLPFDELYTWLKNNGYPLALPVIDPGDILSKMKLDKKAFNSEVQMVLLQAVGQPSMAEVDDCALLDYLESFFEELTHRN from the coding sequence ATGGATACGCTTCACGTGAACGCAGACACAAAAACATATCCTGTGTACATCGGAGAAGATCTTCGTCATGATGTGAATCGCTTTTTATCAAAAACATACACGGCAATTTTAATTATTACCGATGATTGTGTCGGCAGTCATTATTTGCAAGATGTCAAACAGGCCCTTGCACATGACCGGGTGTTTACCCACACGATTCCTGCAGGCGAGAAAGCTAAAAGCATCGATATATTTTATCAATTGCAAACAAAGGCAATTACATGCGGACTCGACAGGCGATCACTAATCCTCGCACTTGGCGGTGGTGTTGTTGGAGATGCAGCGGGTTTCGTCGCTGCAACATTCATGCGGGGCATTGATTTTGTGCAAATGCCAACAACTATACTTGCCCACGACAGCAGTGTCGGTGGAAAAGTTGCGATTAATCACGAACAAGGGAAGAACCTGATTGGCAGTTTTTATCCACCTGATGCGGTTATTTATGATATAAACACTCTGCATACATTAAGCAATAAGGAAGTGCGTTCGGGCTATGCAGAAATAATTAAAGAGGCACTGCTAGGTGATGCGGACTTTTTTCACGAATTAATAAATCAGCGCCTGGCTTCACTTACCAATCGCCAGCTTACCGATCATATAAGAAAAGGAATCAATATAAAAGCATCCATCGTTGAACAGGATGAACGCGAGTCTAACATTCGTAAATTTCTAAATCTTGGACATACATTGGGTCATGCGCTGGAGTCCTTGCTCGGTTATGGAAAGTGGACACATGGAGAACTAGTTGCGGTTGGATTATTATTTGCAATACGGGTAAGTGAAAAAAACTTTGCCACAAATCTCCCGTTTGACGAGTTATATACTTGGCTAAAAAATAATGGGTATCCGCTAGCATTACCTGTTATTGATCCCGGTGATATCCTTTCAAAAATGAAACTGGATAAAAAGGCATTTAATTCTGAAGTACAGATGGTTCTTTTACAAGCTGTTGGGCAGCCGTCAATGGCTGAAGTGGATGATTGCGCGTTACTTGATTATCTGGAATCTTTTTTCGAGGAATTGACACATAGAAATTAA
- the qcrB gene encoding menaquinol-cytochrome c reductase cytochrome b subunit, with translation MLQKLYDWIDERVDITPIWRDIADHEVPEHVNPAHHFSAFVYCFGGLTFFVVVIQILSGMFLTMYYVPDIENAWRSVYYLQTEVAHGQIVRGMHHWGASVVIVMLLLHTLRVFFQGAYKKPRELNWIVGVLLFFTILGLGFTGYLLPWDNKAYFATEVGLNIAEDVPIIGEQIKVLLAGDADIVGAQTLARFFAIHVFFLPAALFALLGVHFILIRRQGISGPL, from the coding sequence ATGCTGCAAAAGTTATACGACTGGATAGACGAGCGCGTGGACATTACGCCTATATGGCGTGATATAGCGGACCATGAAGTCCCTGAACATGTTAATCCGGCCCATCATTTCTCTGCTTTTGTTTATTGCTTTGGGGGATTGACATTTTTCGTAGTAGTCATTCAGATATTATCAGGTATGTTTTTAACCATGTATTATGTACCTGACATTGAAAATGCATGGCGTTCTGTTTATTATCTGCAAACAGAAGTCGCACATGGTCAGATCGTTCGTGGCATGCACCACTGGGGAGCCAGTGTTGTTATTGTAATGCTCTTGCTACATACATTGCGGGTGTTTTTCCAGGGCGCATATAAAAAGCCGCGTGAACTGAACTGGATTGTTGGAGTCCTCTTGTTCTTTACCATTCTGGGATTAGGTTTCACAGGCTATTTGCTACCATGGGATAATAAAGCATATTTCGCAACAGAAGTCGGATTGAATATTGCGGAAGATGTCCCTATCATTGGTGAACAAATTAAAGTATTGCTGGCTGGAGACGCAGATATCGTCGGCGCTCAAACGCTTGCACGGTTCTTTGCGATTCATGTTTTCTTCCTGCCTGCAGCATTGTTTGCCTTGCTGGGAGTACACTTCATACTAATCCGAAGACAAGGAATTTCCGGACCATTGTAA
- a CDS encoding menaquinol-cytochrome c reductase cytochrome b/c subunit — MHKGKGMKFVGDSRISSERKSSIPKDYSEYPGRTEAFWPNFLLKEWLAGSVFLVGFLCLTIAHPSPLEGMADPTAAGYIPLPDWYFLFLYELLKYNFASGPYILFGILIIPGLAFGGLLLAPFLDKGPGRRPHQRPIAVGMMLLALTSTIWLTYKSASHVDWEQRAEANKPVPPSEEVNIDKDSDGYAVYESNCMSCHGEDMQGTAGPALIGIDKSADEIATIAREGIGSMPADQFTGSDEELQKLADFIVSVNEK, encoded by the coding sequence GTGCATAAGGGTAAAGGAATGAAGTTCGTCGGGGATTCTCGTATCTCCTCAGAACGAAAATCGAGTATACCAAAAGACTATTCAGAATATCCCGGAAGAACAGAGGCATTCTGGCCCAACTTTCTATTAAAGGAATGGCTGGCGGGGTCTGTGTTTTTAGTCGGCTTTTTATGTTTGACAATTGCCCATCCATCGCCTTTGGAAGGTATGGCCGATCCAACTGCCGCCGGCTATATTCCATTGCCGGACTGGTATTTTCTGTTCCTGTACGAGTTACTGAAATATAATTTTGCCAGTGGCCCTTATATTTTATTCGGTATCCTGATTATACCTGGACTAGCATTTGGCGGGTTGCTGTTAGCACCCTTCCTTGATAAGGGACCGGGAAGACGGCCGCATCAGCGCCCAATTGCAGTTGGCATGATGCTTTTGGCGTTGACATCTACCATTTGGCTTACCTATAAATCAGCTTCACATGTGGACTGGGAACAGCGTGCGGAAGCGAATAAGCCTGTCCCACCATCCGAAGAAGTAAACATTGATAAGGATTCAGATGGGTATGCCGTATATGAGAGTAACTGTATGAGCTGTCACGGTGAGGATATGCAGGGTACTGCAGGACCAGCACTGATTGGTATTGACAAATCTGCAGACGAAATTGCTACAATTGCTCGAGAAGGAATAGGGTCCATGCCAGCAGACCAATTTACCGGATCGGATGAAGAGCTACAGAAACTGGCAGATTTCATCGTATCCGTTAATGAAAAGTAA
- the hisC gene encoding histidinol-phosphate transaminase: protein MKNKKVLDGMTPYKPGKQIEEVKEEYGLSRIVKLASNENPFGHSEQVNTTISHMLEHHIYPDGYATELRRTAAANLNVKEEQLIFGSGTDEIIQIIGRAFLYPGVNTVMAAPTFPQYKHSARIEGAEVKEIPTVNGCHDLSGILSAIDDRTSVVWLCSPNNPTGCVISKDDFYAFMDKCPENVLVVLDEAYYEYVSAEWNLRVLDHLEQYENLMVLRTFSKAYGLAGLRVGYGIASETLIRKLDVVRGPFNVSTIAQKAALKAMEDDAFLEQAITRIHAIKQSFEHFLDSIGWHYFESHTNFLLISTPISGERVFQYLLENGFIVKAGEGLGAPNTIRVTIGTETDMQQLQKVLYQLHLKLDKEQSM from the coding sequence ATGAAAAATAAAAAAGTACTTGATGGAATGACACCATACAAACCCGGAAAACAGATAGAAGAAGTGAAGGAGGAATACGGTCTTAGCCGGATTGTGAAGCTTGCATCAAATGAAAATCCATTTGGTCATTCTGAACAAGTGAATACAACCATCTCCCACATGCTCGAACATCACATTTATCCGGATGGATACGCAACAGAACTGCGACGTACAGCTGCAGCAAATTTAAATGTTAAAGAAGAACAGCTAATATTTGGCAGTGGAACAGATGAAATTATTCAAATAATCGGCCGTGCATTTCTGTATCCTGGTGTGAACACAGTCATGGCGGCACCGACATTTCCTCAGTACAAACACAGCGCACGTATTGAAGGCGCTGAGGTGAAGGAAATTCCGACAGTCAACGGTTGCCATGACCTATCAGGTATACTTTCTGCCATTGATGACAGGACAAGTGTTGTATGGCTTTGTTCACCGAATAATCCAACAGGGTGCGTGATTTCAAAAGACGATTTTTATGCATTTATGGACAAATGCCCGGAAAATGTTTTGGTTGTGCTTGATGAGGCTTACTATGAATATGTGAGTGCCGAGTGGAACCTGCGTGTACTGGATCATTTGGAACAATACGAAAATTTGATGGTGCTGCGTACATTCTCCAAGGCTTATGGACTTGCCGGATTAAGAGTCGGGTATGGTATTGCATCAGAAACATTGATTCGAAAACTAGATGTTGTCAGAGGACCATTCAACGTATCGACTATAGCGCAAAAAGCAGCTTTAAAAGCAATGGAAGATGATGCCTTTCTTGAACAAGCCATAACCAGAATTCATGCTATTAAACAATCGTTTGAACATTTTTTGGACTCCATTGGCTGGCATTACTTTGAATCACACACCAATTTTCTGCTGATATCGACACCGATAAGCGGAGAACGTGTATTTCAATATTTACTGGAAAATGGATTTATCGTCAAAGCCGGCGAAGGACTTGGCGCTCCCAATACAATTCGGGTAACAATTGGAACAGAAACAGATATGCAGCAACTGCAGAAAGTGTTGTATCAGTTACATCTTAAACTGGATAAGGAGCAATCAATGTGA
- a CDS encoding DUF1405 domain-containing protein, whose protein sequence is MIRYILTNRRFLLILFIINLLGTAYGYYWYRFQLYDTPRIFLLFVPDSPTASLFFTVFLLFFLFNRNVPYIEALAVITLFKYGIWAVVMN, encoded by the coding sequence ATGATACGATACATACTAACAAATAGACGTTTTTTACTAATCCTATTTATAATCAACTTATTAGGTACTGCTTATGGCTATTATTGGTACCGATTCCAACTTTACGATACACCTAGAATTTTTTTACTGTTTGTTCCGGATAGTCCCACAGCTAGTTTGTTTTTTACGGTCTTTTTGCTATTTTTTCTATTTAATCGGAACGTACCGTATATTGAAGCACTTGCTGTCATAACGTTATTCAAGTATGGAATTTGGGCGGTTGTGATGAAT
- a CDS encoding DUF2487 family protein: MKWIKKDLQQFVKAKEYVDTAIVPLLSFQLSDDAKLERDAFQSEAQSVFLRELEKELTGRVMLTPDYRYLKSADKDAELNRLQSWVGDVQAQPFRHVFFITSDSSWKKSEQELPGTLIWLPITAGDTANPENMQPIIREHVQQVSELIRSYWKDDQKA; the protein is encoded by the coding sequence ATGAAATGGATAAAAAAAGACTTGCAGCAATTTGTCAAAGCGAAAGAATATGTAGACACCGCAATTGTTCCGCTGCTTTCTTTTCAATTATCAGATGATGCAAAACTCGAAAGGGACGCATTCCAATCAGAGGCACAGTCAGTATTTTTGCGCGAACTAGAAAAAGAACTTACCGGAAGGGTGATGCTGACACCTGATTACCGTTATTTAAAATCTGCAGACAAAGATGCTGAATTGAACCGGCTTCAATCATGGGTTGGAGATGTACAAGCACAACCGTTCCGCCATGTTTTTTTTATAACATCTGATTCAAGCTGGAAAAAAAGTGAACAAGAACTGCCCGGGACCTTAATTTGGCTACCTATAACAGCAGGTGATACAGCAAACCCAGAGAATATGCAGCCTATTATCCGGGAACATGTGCAACAGGTCAGTGAACTGATCAGAAGTTACTGGAAAGATGATCAGAAAGCGTAA
- a CDS encoding prephenate dehydrogenase — MNRTIFVIGLGLIGGSLAKCLSQSNKNRVIGYDIDRKTIEFARINGIIHDVSTDIVMTAKEADIIILGTPITETIEMMHTLDTITYDHDVILSDVSSVKKPIIDAANRLQNSKIQFVGGHPMAGSHKKGITAAKGHLFENAIYVLAPSKSCQSSAVELLQEVLKDTKSNVVRLGANEHDEMTGVISHFPHLIASALVQQAKKWQDTHEFIPKLAAGGFRDVTRIASSSPELWQDILYHNKQKMIQLIDDWTAEMTALKQMLHENEKEQLTSYLEQAKDYRDGLGAKKKGAIPAFYDLYVDIRDQTGAIASVANLLAEESVSITNIQILEIREGIMGALRLTVSTKEEQQKSYQVLQEKGYDLMLEE, encoded by the coding sequence GTGAACAGAACCATATTTGTGATTGGATTAGGGCTGATTGGTGGATCGTTAGCCAAGTGCCTTTCCCAATCTAATAAAAATCGTGTTATAGGATATGATATTGACCGAAAAACAATTGAATTTGCCCGGATAAACGGCATCATTCACGATGTTAGTACGGATATAGTGATGACAGCTAAAGAAGCCGACATTATTATCCTGGGCACACCAATAACCGAAACGATTGAGATGATGCACACACTGGATACCATTACATATGATCATGATGTTATTCTCAGCGACGTATCATCTGTCAAAAAGCCGATTATTGATGCGGCGAATCGTTTACAAAATAGCAAGATACAATTTGTAGGCGGGCACCCGATGGCTGGTTCCCACAAAAAGGGAATTACCGCGGCAAAAGGGCACCTGTTTGAAAATGCCATCTATGTACTAGCACCATCAAAAAGCTGCCAGTCATCAGCTGTCGAACTGCTTCAGGAAGTACTGAAGGATACAAAAAGTAATGTTGTTCGCCTGGGGGCAAATGAGCACGATGAGATGACCGGTGTCATTTCACATTTCCCGCACTTGATAGCTTCGGCACTCGTTCAACAGGCGAAGAAATGGCAGGATACGCACGAATTTATTCCTAAACTAGCTGCAGGGGGATTCCGTGATGTAACACGTATCGCTTCCAGTAGTCCGGAACTCTGGCAGGATATTCTTTATCATAATAAACAAAAAATGATACAGCTGATTGACGATTGGACAGCGGAAATGACGGCCCTAAAACAGATGCTGCATGAGAATGAAAAAGAACAGCTGACATCCTACTTAGAGCAGGCAAAAGATTACCGTGATGGGCTCGGTGCTAAGAAAAAAGGGGCTATTCCTGCATTTTACGATTTATATGTGGATATACGCGACCAGACAGGAGCCATTGCATCAGTTGCTAATCTATTAGCAGAAGAAAGTGTAAGCATCACCAACATTCAGATCCTCGAAATCCGTGAGGGGATAATGGGTGCTTTACGACTGACCGTATCGACAAAAGAGGAGCAACAAAAAAGCTATCAGGTACTACAAGAAAAAGGATATGATTTAATGCTAGAAGAGTAA
- the aroA gene encoding 3-phosphoshikimate 1-carboxyvinyltransferase, with protein sequence MKELTLAPAQSPISGKLQIPGDKSISHRAIILGSLATGITTVTDFLRSEDTRRTVEAFRQLGVKIEENDSLLKIYGNGPTTLNEPSSPIYFGNSGTTARLMLGVLAGLPIFTSVYGDPHLTQRPMDRVVGPLSEMGGKFDGRNNGNYLPLAVRGGNLKGIHYKLPVKSAQVKSAVLLGGLFAEGTTEVIEETPSRNHTENMLQAFGADIADNDGHIRITNERALIATDVVVPGDISSAAFFMAAAAIVPESKLTLLRVGLNHSRTGIIDVLSEMGAQISITNQQTVGGETFGDITVVHRPLNGVVIEGDIIPRLIDELPVLALVATQAKGNTVIRDAEELRLKETDRIAATVEELTSIGAKVEGTDDGMVIKGSSVLTGGQTKAYNDHRIAMMLAVASLIAEQNVVIDDVSSIDISYPNFFRDLRKIISNHSTFAT encoded by the coding sequence ATGAAAGAATTGACACTGGCACCCGCACAGTCTCCGATATCTGGGAAACTACAGATTCCCGGGGATAAGTCCATCTCTCATCGGGCTATCATATTAGGTTCATTGGCAACTGGTATAACAACCGTTACGGATTTTTTAAGAAGTGAAGATACTAGACGCACGGTAGAAGCTTTTCGACAGCTTGGTGTGAAGATTGAGGAAAATGACAGCTTACTTAAGATTTATGGCAATGGCCCTACAACCCTAAACGAGCCGTCCAGTCCAATTTATTTTGGAAATTCAGGGACAACTGCCAGATTAATGTTGGGGGTTTTGGCTGGTTTGCCAATTTTCACTTCAGTATACGGTGATCCCCATTTAACGCAGCGGCCAATGGATCGTGTGGTAGGACCGCTTTCTGAGATGGGTGGGAAATTCGACGGACGAAATAACGGTAATTACTTACCACTTGCAGTAAGAGGCGGCAATCTTAAAGGCATTCATTACAAGCTTCCAGTTAAAAGCGCACAGGTGAAATCAGCCGTGTTGCTGGGCGGGTTATTTGCAGAAGGAACGACCGAGGTGATTGAGGAAACACCTTCACGAAACCACACGGAAAATATGCTCCAAGCATTCGGTGCGGATATAGCTGATAATGATGGTCATATACGAATTACAAATGAACGGGCTTTAATAGCAACAGATGTGGTCGTGCCTGGTGATATTTCTTCAGCAGCGTTCTTTATGGCTGCTGCAGCAATCGTGCCAGAAAGCAAGCTAACATTGCTTCGCGTCGGTCTCAATCATAGTCGGACAGGAATTATTGATGTCTTATCTGAAATGGGAGCACAAATCAGCATTACCAATCAACAGACAGTCGGTGGGGAAACATTCGGGGACATTACGGTTGTCCACCGTCCTTTAAATGGGGTTGTGATTGAGGGGGATATTATCCCGAGGTTAATTGATGAGCTTCCGGTTTTAGCCCTTGTCGCTACGCAAGCCAAAGGAAATACTGTCATCCGTGATGCTGAAGAACTTCGATTGAAGGAAACTGACCGTATTGCAGCCACAGTAGAAGAACTGACCAGCATTGGTGCAAAGGTCGAAGGAACTGATGACGGCATGGTTATTAAAGGCAGTTCAGTTTTAACCGGGGGTCAGACAAAAGCATACAATGACCACCGTATTGCCATGATGCTTGCAGTGGCTTCGTTAATTGCCGAACAGAATGTGGTTATTGATGATGTATCTTCAATCGACATTTCCTATCCCAATTTCTTTCGGGATTTGCGCAAAATAATTAGTAATCATTCAACTTTCGCAACCTGA
- a CDS encoding ubiquinol-cytochrome c reductase iron-sulfur subunit, giving the protein MSEDKQPVSRRQFLNYTLTGVGGFMAAGLVVSPIRMAIDPVLQESTASGDYTNVKLAVEDITEEPQRVDWEIQQVDGWYESKVTKSAWVYKDENGDIVALSPICKHLGCIVSWAGSEDYPNQFYCPCHDGRYYKNGVNVPNTPPTAPLDVYDHKIENGMLFLGKAQSREEA; this is encoded by the coding sequence ATGAGCGAAGACAAACAACCAGTATCCCGTCGTCAATTTCTAAACTATACGCTTACAGGTGTGGGTGGTTTTATGGCAGCTGGCCTAGTGGTGTCACCGATCCGTATGGCAATTGACCCGGTGCTTCAAGAATCGACAGCATCAGGTGATTACACAAATGTTAAACTTGCTGTAGAAGATATCACAGAAGAGCCACAGCGTGTCGATTGGGAAATTCAACAGGTGGATGGCTGGTACGAATCCAAAGTGACTAAATCTGCATGGGTTTATAAAGATGAAAATGGTGATATAGTTGCACTTTCCCCGATTTGCAAACACTTGGGTTGTATTGTTTCTTGGGCAGGCAGCGAAGACTATCCGAACCAGTTTTACTGCCCGTGTCATGACGGACGCTATTATAAGAATGGTGTAAACGTTCCAAACACACCACCGACGGCACCATTGGACGTATATGATCACAAAATTGAGAATGGGATGTTATTCCTTGGTAAAGCACAGTCGAGAGAGGAGGCGTAA